The region ttccttttctttatatagattggctaattagccactttagtccttcatttctttaactcaaaccatttctcttttaaactttcttatttaaccaaacggttaaattatccttttaactcgattatctacgtattatttatatcccaataaataatactactccaaaaatagttatttccatcgataatcttccaatttctattctcgaggctaaattggctaatttgcactttggtccttgaactcttcaaaattgacaatttagcccaaaatgaatccgcgtccaaattttaaaaggtctccgattgacctgaaacttttaccaccaatactataaaacatttcgcggaccttggcgaaataattccattttcgggacttaactggttaaattaccactttagtccctgaactataattgtgacttttcttgatatttttccttattttcttattctaatcctcaaacatacacgtcttactccatattatctttttctttaatatccaatatctttatctctgcaactccggtccttctctgccggacacgttgcactaaacggtacctgaacttacggggtattacagttagAAAATCTCGAGGAGCTCCCTAGCCAACTTAATTGTGACGCTTTATTGGTACAAGCAGTTATGCATTATTTAACTTAATTAAAGTAGTTCTACAATTTGAAATTGTCATTGGCTATGtagttctaatttttttaagttaatgGTAATGTTACTGtagttctatattttttttataattccacaaattttaaaatccttCCATGTACTTTAGTAAGCTAGCTTACTTAAGATAATGTATATAGCTGCATAAGTtacttaattgtttttttttaatgagaAGCTAACTGCTAAGAACAAAACAGCATGAGCAAAACAAAGCacccaaaaaaaaacaaaagcacCTAATCTGGTTTTTTTTACCAAACACTCTCATTCTGCAAATTTTGAGCAAGTTGTAGACTTCAAAAGGGTTGATGCTCATGTGCGCCAATTGAAGGGTAGCAGCTCAAGCATAGGTGCAGAACTGAATATTTTTCACTTAGTCCACATTTGATTATGTAGTTTAGCACCTCTGGATTTCTAATTCTTACATAAAGATCCTTTCTTTTACATGAGAATTCAATCATGCACATAAATGAACTATTTACAAAAACAACCCAGGATTTGCACATTAGTTAACTGCAGAATTTTCAGCCGGGAAGAACACAAGGTAAGAATGAACAAAATTCCACCATAAATGTATAAAAAGAAATTGATAAGAGCAACAATAATTACCAAACAGTACAAATgcaaattaattcaaaatagtaaaataatccATAAAACAGAGACAATTaacataattttcaaaaaaactttGGAAGATAAATTTGAAGCATCGTTAGAATTTTGTTTCGAATCTCTTCATTCTCACACTCAATAATTTCGATAGGAAACTTGTTTAAATCGAATTTCTGATTCGCTGATACATTAAGGTCGAAATCCAGCACAGTCTTCTTCTTTCCGTCATGTTGTTTTGTgatttcttcttcattctttATCTCCTCTTCTTTCATGATTTTTTCTTTGAGTTTTtagaactaaaaataaattgctGATATAAATCATTTTCACCCATATGATAAATACTGAAAAATATTCTATGTGTCATTTAATGGGTTTGAGAAAAATGAGATAAACTTTTGAAAAAGAGTGTAATCAGATTTTGAAAACTCCATTAATTAAAGATAGAAGATAAGGGTATAAATGGAATATGGAATTTAAAAGTGTGTTGGAAACATAAAGCGTCAGGTATTTGAGAACAAATTTTACTCTCTAAAACGTCATTTAATTGTGAATGGAGGGAGTACTATTTATGTTTAAGTTTTTCCGAATGAAAGTCAAAACGTTACACAATTTATCAACTCATCTCTTTGGTATTACTATACAAGGCATTTAGTATAGGTCTTTAAAGTAATTACTGAATCAAAGAGGttgtaaatcaaaataatatgcagaaaagttaaatttgtgcatataaaaaaaaactcaatcaaaATTTAATGGAATCCAATATTTTAAGTAAACTTATTATAATTCTTGAATAAAGATAATAAATTGTCATCTCAACTGActccaaaaacaaaaactacaATTAGGTAAAACTAAACTgaaattgaaactaaaataaaGAGCTAAAACATAAGAAagattaaaacatattttataatctaGACCATTAATTTAAACAGAGAGTGGCTCATCATCTTGAGGCATGAATCTCCTCCAGTACCAATGGTTCTTCCACACTTGAGACATCTCTTCAATCGGAATGTTCTTTGTCTCAGGCAAAAAGAAATAAATGAAGACCGTCATCAAAAGAACGAATACGGCAAAGAAGATGAACAGCCCAAATTTCATGGTGCAGAGCATGGCGAGGAACAGCTGAGCCACCAAGAATGTGAAGATCATGTTCACTGCTACCACAACACTTTGCCCTGTCGATCGAATCTCCAATGGGAATATTTCACTCGGCACTAACCATCCTAATGGCCCCCATGACCATGCGAATCCTGCTACGAAGATGCAGATACAGATCACAACTATGAACACATACCATGTCGGTAGATCCGTCACTTGCCCCGCCGTTCCGAATTTCACTCCGATGAGTACTGCTAGCAAAACCTGAAAGATGAGCATTTGAATTCCACCCTCGAGAAATAAAAACCTTCGACCCCATTTATCAGTTCCATAGATAGCTATGGAAGTAGCCACCAAATTAACACCACCGGTGACTAATGCCGAAAGCAGAGAAGCGTTACTGCCGAGTCCAATGCTTTGGAAAAGCACAGGAGCATAAAACATCACCACATTGATGCCTGTAAGTTGCTGAAAGAATGGGATCAGAATAGCCATTACAAGATGTGGCCTGTACTGTCTTTTCAGAAGATCTTTATACGAGTGTTCTTCTTTCTTAGCTTCTTTACAAGCAGCAACCAAATCTTGGTATTCGTATTCTATTTCGTCGTCGTTTTTAGCTCCGCGAATGCGCTTCAGAATTTCCTTAGCTTCTTTATCTTGACCTTTCTCTAACATAGAGTTTGGTGTGTTCGGAAGAAAAAGAGCAGAGATGAAGATGAAAGCAGCAGGAACACATGCTAGCCCCAGGCACACACGCCATGCTTCGCCGTTCGTCATTAGCTTGGGAGTCACGTAATTCACCAAATTAGCAAAAAATATACCAATTGTTATGGCTAACTGAAACACATTGGTGAACAGACCACGGCTTTTGTAGGGAGCCATCTCCGAGACATATAGCGGCACTGACTGAATAGAGAAGCCAACACCAATACCCAACAGAATACGGCCGAGAATAAGCATCCAGACAGCCTGAGCGGCGGCATTGATGGCTCCTCCGGCCAAAAAGATCAAACCACCGAGCAGCATTGATATTTTGCGACCGAGTTTGCGGGTGACCCATGATGCGGCCAAGGAAGCAAAAAGTGCAGCCACGTACAATGAAGATGTGAAGAGAGTAAGCATATGGTCATTGAACTTACAATATTGATTGGTTGAAGTATCCAATGCTTCCTTGTGATAAACTGATGGAAAGAATTTAGTGAGAAAGGGAACCATAGTGGTAACACCACCGGAGATACCGATGTCGTATCCGAAAATAAGACCACCCATGGCAGCTACAACGCAGGTAAATACAGCGTGCCATGTTATCTTAGAAGAGTAATTAGGCTTATCATCACCACTACTGACAGCAGCTTTAAGAAAAGGAGCCATTACTTGCTCAAAACTTTTGAAAGCAAAAGCAAAGCAAATTAGAGAAGTGTATGAATGAATGAATTAAAGTGAGGGTAACCTTGGTTTATATAGAGAGAACTTTGTCTGTCTCCGATTAggatttgtacttttttttttgaattcaggATTTTAATTACGTACTTCTCCCGTATACTTTGGATTATCTATTCCTTAGGAATTCGGATTATTATTAATCCTAAATCAAAACTGATTTAAGAGCAGAACAATTGAATACTTTTTACTAGTTAAAAGATATTAAATGAAGCTCAAATTGAAGGTCAATTTGGGTATAATGAAATATTTAGTTAGATTAAGATTACTGTAGTGTAAATATATAATGTTAAAATAGAATTTGAAAAAAACATGATGCCGcctctaaaccctaaaaccctTCCCCCGTCGTTCCCAGCTCCGCCACCCAAGACACAAACGCCGACTACAGGATTGCACTCAGGTAATTCATCTTCTGCTACAGTTCTGTACTTTGAAAACTTCCCAGAATTATGGTTTTACTCGGATTTACAAAGGGCTTTTGCAAAGTATCATATTCGAGGTCGGGTTACTATCGCTCGCAAGAAGAATCGATCGAATAAACGTTTTGGGTTTCTTCACCTAGAACCAGAACAAGATGCAAGGGATTCGCTTTATCGATTGAACAACGTTTATATTGGTTCTATGAGGATTAGAGCCTTCTTTTCGAAATACCCTAACCCTACTGCACAACACATGCAACGTCAGGTTCCCCCAGCTATAATTCAATCCAAGAAACATGAATTCATCCCTTCATTAAGAGATTCAAGGTCATATTCCCAGGTGGTTAACAAACGTCCGATTGATTATGTTCCGTCAAACAACTGTCCCAGACCTGAATCCTCCATTGTTTCAGTGAACAAACTTCCAGACTTGTTGAATATCGCGGCATATCTGCTGAATCATGGAATTCATTACGACTCATTCTCCTTGCTTGGAGGAAAATTTGTCCTTCTGAATTTTTACAATCAAGATGATAATGACCAATTTGGAAGACTCTTCCCCAAATTATCAGACTTCTTCACGTCTATATCTCCATGGGATGGGAATTTCACCTCGGGAGAGAGATTTGCTTGGATTAATATTTCGGGTGCTCCTCCGATTGCTTGGGAAGAAagattttttacttttattggtGAAAGGGTTGGAAGCGTAGTATCCGTCCATCCAATGACAACAAGTAAGGAACGCATGGATACAAGATCGGTACTCATATCGACAAGTTTGAGTCGTATTGATTGTGATTATGCAATTACAATTAACAAGCATGTTTTTAATATACATGTTTTGGAATCTGATTTGCCGGTAATGTGGGACAATTCTGCTGATTTTACATATTCTTCGGCCTCTGATGATGATGAGCAGCATCATGATGAGAAGAATTCTGATCGTATTACTTCACCAGCAATCCAGTCTATTGCTTCGAAATCTGATCAGGGAATTGCACAGGATGTTGTGGATTCTCAGAATTATGGCTCTATGGTAGCAGCTACTAATGATCAGCTTTTGGGTGAGGACAACCAGGAATCTTCAGATACTAATTCCATTAACTCTAAAGCAACATTTCCGAATCCGGATTTAGTTTATATCACCCAACGCAAGAAGTTTAAAGCCATTCCACCTAAGGGCTCCCTTCAATCCTGCTCTCTTTTCTCAACAGAGGTTCAAATGGAGTCAGACGGTTTAATTAAAGGATGTTTGCGACATCTTAGTAACAAGGAGAATGATATTGATACTTTCGAAATTGAGGTGCAGAAAACATGGGAAGTAGGTCTGCAAACATGTTTATTCTCAGCAGAAAATCAGCAAGGAATTATCAGTCTCCTTTCCCAGAGATTGAGCAAGAATTCTCAGGACAAGAACCACGTCTAATCAGGTTCTTCTCCTCAAGGTTTTTTAAATCTCTTATGTCTGATCTATTTAATTTTCTCTCATGGAATTGCCGGGGTGGTATATCTTTTTCGAGGAAACAAAGAGTTATTCGCTCTTTAGTGTCTAAAAACAATATTTCTCTTTTGGCTCTTATTGAAACTAAGAGAGAGCAGATGGACGATTTTCTGATTAGTCGTTTATGGCCGAATTTGGACTTTGGTTACTGTTTTTCGCCCTCAGTTGGGGCGTCAGGGGGTCTCTTATGTATTTGGGACAAAAAAGTTATTTCGACTTCGAGAATTGTTATATATCCTAGATGGATTTGCTTAGACTATGATCTGCAAACTACTCGTATCAGATTTTTTGTGGTGTATGGTTGTTCTTCAGCAGTGGATAGGTCCGCTCTCTGGTCTAGCATGGATCCTGAACTTAATACTGATAGATTGTGTATTATGGTTGGAGACTTTAACGAAATCTTACATCCGTCGGAAAGAGTAAATTGCAGTGGGTATTCGACAGGAATGATTCAGTTTATGGACTTCATCAGTTCTTCTAATCTTGAAGAGTTACCTCTCCAGGGTCGATTTTATACCTGGTATAATTCTATCTCTCGCTCAAAAATTGATCGCTGTTTTTTATCTTCAGACGCTTTCGTGTCATGGCCGTCACTTTCTCTTCGTGCTCTTCCGAGAAACTACTCCGACCACTGCCCCATTTTATTCTCTTCTGCGGTTGTGTACAATTGGGGACCCAAACCGTTCCGATCCATTAATGCATGGTGGAGCAATGATTCATTTAAAGATTTAATTTCAGCCACCTGGCAGGGTCTCTCACTGAATTCTCCTAATGCTGATCTTGTTTTTAAGCTTAGAGAATTAAGGAAAATTATTAAAGCTTGGAATATCAACTCATTCGGCAACCTGAACTTGAAGTTAGAATCTGCTCAGAATAATATCCAAGCTTTGGAGGCAGCAGCTGATTATAGAGAATTATCCTCTCAAGAAGTTGACGATCTGAACTCTTCCCGTACTTCTTTTTATTCAGTTTCAAAACAACTTGAGTCTCTATGGCATCAAAAATCACGGGTTAATTGGAATGTTTTCGgtgataaaaattcaaaattctatCATACGGTTGCTTCAGTCCGTTCGAAGAACAATCTTATTTCGGATATTATAGTGGATAATATATCATATTCGAAACCTGAAGAGGTGAAACTCAATATTCATCTATTCTACAAGCGTCTCTTTCAGCAACCTTCTGAAGTTACTTTTGCACTGGATTCTTTGCCAATTCGGCAACTTTTAGATGAGCAGGCTGCGGGTTTGGTTAATTCTTTTTCAGAGGAGGAGATCTATATGACCCTAGTTGATTGTGATGATAATAAGGCCCCTGGACCTGACGGTTTCAacttctttttttataaaaaagtttgGAAAATCATTAAGCATGATATTTTGCTTTTGTTCTCTAATTTTCACCGTACTGGAGTTTTTCCTGCAGGCTTGAATACAGCCTTCTTGGTTCTTATACCTAAACATAAGGGGGCTACAGATATAAAAGACTTCCGTCCTATTAGTCTTATCAATGAGGTTTTCAAGCTTCTATCGAAAGTCTTGGCTAACAGGTTATCCTCTACTCTTCCTCAGCTTATATCTGAAAATCAATTTGGCTTTATCAAAGGTAGGAGCATACATGATTGCCATATGATTGCTTCTGATTTGATCCATCTTGCTCATAAGCGCAGAGATCAAGTTTTTCTCATCAAACTTGATTTTAAAAAGGCATTTGATTCTATTTCAtggaatttcattttaaaaatgctTATTAGGATGAACTTTGATAAAACTTGGATTACTTggatttcttcttttttctctacTGCTCAGCTGTCAGTCCTGGTTAATGGAAGTCCTACTAAGAATTTTAATATGGGCAGAGGGGTTAGACAGGGTGACCCGCTCTCTCCGATGTTGTTCGTTTTAGCTGTAGAAGGATTGAAAGCTTTATTTGAGAATGCGGTGAACCTGGGCCTTATTGATGGTATTCATGTTGACGGATATGATAATCCAATTTCCTTACTGCAATTTGCTGATGACACGCTGCTTTTTTTGCCGAATAACTTGGAGATGATAAGAAATCTACTCCGGATACTTCGCTGCTTTGAACTAGTATCGGGCCTTCAAATTAATTACCAGAAATCTTCCATTATTGGTATTAATGTGGATGATCATTCTATTTCCGAAGCTTCTAAAATTCTTGACTGCAAAATTGAAAGCCTTCCGATCATTTATCTGGGTCTTCCTCTATCTCTGAAGCCAATTAAGGTACATGCTTGGGACCCCATTGTTTGTAATTTCTCTCAACAGTTAGCGGGTTGGAAAAGTAACTTACTATCTCCAGCAGGAAGACTTGTCTTGATCAAGTCAATTCTCAGCAGTTTGCCTGTTTATTACTTGGGCTCGTTTCTCATTCCACAGTCAGTTGCCTTATCCCTAGAACGTCTTATGCGGAGGTTTCTTTGGAATGGCTCTATTCATCATACGGGGTTCAGCAAAGTAGCATGGTCAGATGTTTGCCTGCCTTTGAATCTTAGGGGCCTGAATATAGTGTCTCTCAgttttaaaaatgaaagtttactTGCCAAGTGGATCTGGAAACTGAAGACAGCGAATAGAAACTCTATTTGGTTCAGAGTTGTCTCCTGCAGCTCGGGTATGCATATGTGGTTTGATATCGAATCGGTCAATTTGAAGAGTATATCTCATTTGTGGAGAGGTATATACAAAGGCTGTGTTAAGAATTCAAATGTTTGGGTGATTTTCAAAAAAGGTTTGGACACGAGAATAGGTGATGGGAATGACACAAGATTTTGGAAGGATTGCTGGAATGGCTCGGGTTCTTTTCTCTTAATCTATCCAAGGCTGTTTGCTTTATCTTTAGACCAGGATTCGTTGGTTTCTGATCTGTTTAATGTTCGGCAGcaacatttttccttttcttgGCGCCGACGTCTGCGATTAAATGAGCAGCAGCAACTTTCTGAGCTGCAGAATTCTTTAGTCTCTCGACAACCTTATGGAGAAGGACCTGATGTACCTAGCTGGTTTGGCAAAGAAAAATTCACTCCTGCTGTCTATATTTTGAATAGATTTTCTGCTTCTCCTTCTCAAGAGGTTCAAAGTTTTGGAAGATTTTGGAAGTTTAAGGCTCCACCTCGGATATTGTTCTTCATGTGGTTAGTGTCTAGAGACAGAGTATCTTCGAATGTTACTCTATTTCAACGAGGAGTTCTTCTTCCTAATCAAATTTTCTGTTCTAATTGCTTTAATGAAGAAACTACTAGCCACATTCTCATACATTGCCGGTTTGCTTGGGAGGTTTGGAGTTACATTCTGAGTTTGTGCAATATCCAATGGGTTTCGCCTTCTAATATCCATCAATTCTTTGATTTCTGGAGTTCACTGTCACTGCGGAGATATCGATCATTATGGCAATCTATTTGGTTTTTTTGCATCTGGGAATTATGGAAAGCGAGAAATAGGAGGGTTTTCAATCAGGAATTAACGGCGAGGGATTCTTTAGCTTATATGGGTATTTGCAGAGCAGTTATTTTTCACAAGGATCTCAATCCGAGATTTTCTTTTTCTACGAATGATGTATTCAGAAATTTAgcatttttctgtttttctttgtAACTTTAGCTCCTAGTAGCTTTTTGCCATCCACTCCTTTGTGGATGTGCTAATATACccatcatttatccaaaaaaaaaaaacaaatttagaaatatcaaatatacaaaatttagaaaagcatttaatttaaaatgaaataaattcaaaaatagaaTCACACCAACAATatctatatattaaaataatttttacttaatttaattcgtttaaaatttatttttagtaaaaatataatttcattaataataataatatttattaaattaaagtactaaaataatgtatatgaatattatttactataatttgatatttgtttattatttattaaaaaaaatagaatatctCCAATGATCTAATTtatataacaattaaattaaataacattcaATTAAACCCAAAAAATTTGCTTACAGCAACTAATCAGATTAGTATCTCTTTTTTACAAAGTTCAACATATCAAATTTGTATATAGTTACAACACATAGGTACATATTTTGGAATGTCATAAGAAAAAATAGAGACCATAGCAATTGCAACAATTAGTTGTTCAATTCTCAAAGGTGACATGAAATCTTGTGTATCTCTTGTATCTATGGCTGGACTCAATTTTCGTGAATTCAATCCCTTCCCCTATTGCCAAACTCACAATCCCAACTCCATGTTTGGCCTTCAAAATCTGACCCAAAGAAATACTAacattttttctataatttaaacTATGCTCTACTATAATACACCCGCTTGGATTCAAATTAACCATCTTCACCAATTTTAAACGATCCTTCAACTTTCCATCAACAACAATAAAATCAATCTTCTTGTAATCCATGACTAATTGGTAAGGGTTTCCACAGACAAATTGAATGACATCTTTGAGATGTTGATGGTGATCTTTTAATTGGGTTTTGAATTTGTTGAAATGGTGTTGATGAGGAAGAATGCAAATAAGCGTGCCACCTGTGTGCTTTGCTGCCACTGCAAGAGTTATGGTATATGGTGTTATTCCTTGTGTGGTTATCTCTACCATTAGTTTGGCTTGCTTTCCTGCTGCTGAAGCTGCTATGAACTCCATGCTTTTTGGAGTCTCCTCTTCATTTTGATCAGACTGTATAATGAAAACAGAATCAAGAGCAAATATATCAGCTAAATTCAAGAAATATGGAATTTTGCATAAAGAAGCAAGAAAATTACCAATTGAAGAGTGTGTAAGTAAGCCTTCATGGCAGCTTGAGGAGACCACGCCATGGATGGATCAATGTAATTAGGAAATTTTCCAAGAAAGCAAAAAGGAGTTGAAATAATTTGTTGATTGTTATTACTGATTAATATTcttgaaagaaataaaatatatttgttgTTGAGGAGATCAGATTAAGTAGTTATATAGAGAGAGTAGTGATGAGGGAGAGTGCAAAATTTGGCAGTGGGCCAAGAAATTGGTTGGAGAAAGAAGCAGGACATGTAGACAGGTGGCGGAAGGAGAGGGCTGGTTTGCATGCAGCTGAGTCGTGGCAGCTTAACATTTGCATGCAATTCCTAAAGTTTTTGCTCAATTATTTTGGTGCATTCTTACCTTgctctcaaattcatacatacAGGTGGCTACCATTTTAGACACCTGTCATTTTAATACTTGCCATTGTCACCACACTTGGAGTTCAATGATTGCGTACTCCTTTGcgtataaaataaagaaaaaagatacaaaaataattttaatctttttgtttattattgtgGTTTTATAAACCAGAACTTCTACTCCTTATATGATCCAAATTCATATACTTCCAGCTTAGtaacataaattattaaatttttatttttatttaaaatttaaattgctattcagtttatttttccttattaaaaCTTTTTACATCTGTATATATACTCGCACACATACgaacttattaaaaattattaattttttaaaacatttattttcttatatggTGCTGCATGACTCTACCAGTACCATGATAGATACTATCAAATAGAAATACATATCTTGCAACTGAATTATGATGATGCTACAAACGCATCTTCTCATGTGTCAGCGCATACAATAGCTACAAATTTGCATATACAACCAGTTCTTCAGAATAGATGGAATCCTCCTCCATGTAGAGTTTTGAAACTGAATTATGATGCTGCTAtaaataaatctttaaaatttggCACAATAGGAGTTATTGCTAACGGTAATTTGGGGACTGTTTTAGACAAATATACAGCTTTCTTCAGACATATATAGGATCCGGGTGTGCTGGAGTTTTTAACTCTTCGACAAGCAATGATTTGGGCATATAGTAATGGTTGGAAGCGTGCATGTGATTTTTGAAGGAGATGCCTCTGATATTACTCAAACTATGAATTCAAAGAAAATATGCAGATCTTCAGTTTGGGGAATTCATTGGAATATTAAGCATCTCTGTTCTTTTTTTCAAGAATCACATTTCAAGTTTATCCCTAGAAGGTTTAATTTTGATGCTCATTACTTAGCTCAGACTTGTAAAAGATCTATGATTCACTAGCTGTTCTAGGGATTTTCAGGTAGTTTTTAGTTTGTAATTCCTTTTCAAATTCCTTAATATTAATATCTCATTTggttaaaaaggataaaatagaaatacaaatccaatcatGTATATGTAATATAGCTcagttaatttgttttattagtGTTCATTTCatccaaatcaaaccaaacccaactaagctaaattaaaaaaaaattaattcttcagAAATAAAAGTTAACCAAGtctgaaaaaaatattagatataTTAAGCTGATCTTTAATCCATCTTACtttgaaagtaaattaatttttaggctaataatcacccacggcccctgactttaggggtaccttacgctaaaccccctgatctaaaaaaagctgccgtaaaccccctaaactttacctaatgatcagctaaaccccttttaccctaaaaccgccccaaaaaaccgccccaagccctttattttttcaaaaatacctaaaatacccctaaggtcaataacaaaaaccaaaccaacctaatctaaccaaatctaaaatCATTCACCTAACCAAATCAGATATAAACCATCcaaatgatacttaaatcaccaatcaactcaattaaatcaaaccatCCAACCGAAACTTTCACCCGCCGCCGCCGGTTTTTTCCGGCCACCACCGTCCATtgccggaaaaaaaattatccaaataataactcctttaattttaaaaaataatagttattatttttaatttaaattttttttttaaaattaatttaaacccaccgcggtgggtctgctcaccggagagcagacccaccacggtgggtctgctgtgcagcagacccaccacggtgggtctgctctgtgcagcagacccaccggcgtgggtctgctgcaaagagcagacccaccacgggtctgctctttgcagcagacccaccacgggtctgctctttgcagcagacTCACGGTGGGTCTGCTatttgcagcagacccaccggcgccggtgggtctgctgcaaagagcagacccgtggtgggtctgctctttgcagcagacccacgccggtgggtctgctgcacagagcagacccaccggccggtgggtctgctgcacagcagacccaccgtggtgggtctgctctccggtgagcagacccaccgcggtgggtctgctcaccggca is a window of Mercurialis annua linkage group LG2, ddMerAnnu1.2, whole genome shotgun sequence DNA encoding:
- the LOC126670230 gene encoding uncharacterized protein LOC126670230; protein product: MAWSPQAAMKAYLHTLQLSDQNEEETPKSMEFIAASAAGKQAKLMVEITTQGITPYTITLAVAAKHTGGTLICILPHQHHFNKFKTQLKDHHQHLKDVIQFVCGNPYQLVMDYKKIDFIVVDGKLKDRLKLVKMVNLNPSGCIIVEHSLNYRKNVSISLGQILKAKHGVGIVSLAIGEGIEFTKIESSHRYKRYTRFHVTFEN
- the LOC126669663 gene encoding sugar carrier protein C-like, whose product is MAPFLKAAVSSGDDKPNYSSKITWHAVFTCVVAAMGGLIFGYDIGISGGVTTMVPFLTKFFPSVYHKEALDTSTNQYCKFNDHMLTLFTSSLYVAALFASLAASWVTRKLGRKISMLLGGLIFLAGGAINAAAQAVWMLILGRILLGIGVGFSIQSVPLYVSEMAPYKSRGLFTNVFQLAITIGIFFANLVNYVTPKLMTNGEAWRVCLGLACVPAAFIFISALFLPNTPNSMLEKGQDKEAKEILKRIRGAKNDDEIEYEYQDLVAACKEAKKEEHSYKDLLKRQYRPHLVMAILIPFFQQLTGINVVMFYAPVLFQSIGLGSNASLLSALVTGGVNLVATSIAIYGTDKWGRRFLFLEGGIQMLIFQVLLAVLIGVKFGTAGQVTDLPTWYVFIVVICICIFVAGFAWSWGPLGWLVPSEIFPLEIRSTGQSVVVAVNMIFTFLVAQLFLAMLCTMKFGLFIFFAVFVLLMTVFIYFFLPETKNIPIEEMSQVWKNHWYWRRFMPQDDEPLSV